The following proteins are co-located in the Roseiconus lacunae genome:
- the priA gene encoding replication restart helicase PriA translates to MSPPFPSDRQPGDLPNPPSSQPANRPSASSPPTTPNRPDDPKSRTACVDGSLTAPGFDDLEKTPYADLQKIDSLDVDAKPDDGTTQGELFDTDPPPWELETPEDTAIASVVFRDAPFGPYDYRIPEQFRDVLQPGMRVHVPLGRRKQPTTGWCIETKLGSSGGRNLSDVADVLDGEPLCDRPLVRLVTWMSHYYQSPAGQVFDALIPSSVRSQAGTRQRTYLSPAPITKDNAAVEALPPKQQRALRLLIASGRPMTESQLMVHADCTAAPIRALRKKGMVTENKQRELSSGMTTRWQVGDGEQVEKHTLTDEQTAALRQITGAVDSAEPRTLLLHGVTGSGKTEVYIQAIEHVVKFGRAAIVLVPEISLTPQTRGRFERRFQSVAVLHSQMTPAERHYQWQRIRRGEVQVVVGPRSAVFAPLPRLGLIILDEEHDGSFKQDSQPRYHARKVAYARARSLKIPLLLGSATPSLESWYATETGHAELISMPNRVGNRPMPDVQLVDLRLKDERSMGGSISRRLHQAVNETLHEKGQVILLLNRRGFATTIQCPACGHVVACPECELPLTHHRDGSKAVCHYCDYTIATPPWCPECRFDGIRYSGLGTQKLEVEVKARFPKARVARMDSDTMRRPGSHQKVLAAFRSGEIDLLLGTQMIAKGLDFPNVLLVGVINADAALHFPDFRAGERTFQLVTQVAGRTGRGSRGGRVIVQTFSPEHMAIQAASRHDYIQFAKAEIANRRKFNYPPLGSIARIIIRGSIEDVTEATACLLLQRLESARERLGAEVRLLGPAPPPIVKLRGKYRFHLLLQSIDPLQLGATIRMATKSFKIPEKDDVQYVVDIDPLDML, encoded by the coding sequence CGACCCAAGGAGAACTGTTTGACACCGATCCGCCGCCTTGGGAACTCGAAACGCCCGAGGACACGGCGATCGCCAGTGTTGTTTTTCGCGACGCCCCCTTCGGCCCCTACGATTATCGGATCCCCGAACAATTCCGCGATGTCCTTCAACCCGGAATGCGTGTCCATGTTCCACTCGGGCGCCGGAAACAACCGACAACCGGCTGGTGCATCGAAACCAAGCTCGGCTCCAGTGGCGGGCGCAACCTAAGCGACGTCGCAGATGTCCTCGACGGTGAACCGCTTTGTGATCGGCCTTTGGTTCGGTTGGTGACGTGGATGAGCCACTATTACCAATCCCCGGCGGGCCAAGTCTTTGACGCCCTCATCCCCAGCAGCGTTCGATCGCAAGCAGGCACGCGTCAGCGCACCTACCTATCCCCTGCCCCGATCACCAAAGACAACGCCGCCGTCGAAGCGCTGCCGCCGAAACAGCAGCGTGCACTTCGCCTACTGATTGCCTCGGGACGCCCCATGACCGAGTCACAGTTGATGGTTCATGCCGATTGCACCGCCGCACCGATTCGAGCGTTGCGGAAGAAAGGCATGGTCACCGAAAACAAACAGCGTGAACTGTCGTCCGGTATGACCACGCGTTGGCAAGTCGGTGACGGCGAACAAGTCGAAAAGCACACGCTGACCGACGAACAAACCGCCGCCCTGAGGCAAATCACCGGTGCCGTCGATTCCGCCGAACCGCGCACCCTGCTTCTGCACGGGGTGACCGGTAGCGGTAAGACCGAGGTTTACATCCAAGCGATCGAGCATGTCGTTAAGTTTGGCCGCGCGGCGATCGTGCTCGTTCCCGAGATCAGCCTCACACCGCAGACGCGCGGCCGCTTTGAACGCCGTTTTCAGTCGGTGGCTGTTTTACACAGTCAAATGACTCCTGCCGAACGCCACTACCAATGGCAGCGGATTCGCCGCGGCGAAGTGCAGGTAGTCGTCGGCCCCCGAAGCGCAGTCTTTGCCCCCCTGCCCCGCCTCGGGTTAATCATTCTTGATGAAGAACACGATGGATCATTCAAACAAGACAGCCAACCACGCTACCATGCACGAAAAGTCGCCTACGCGCGCGCCCGGTCCCTGAAGATCCCATTGCTTCTTGGTAGTGCAACGCCGTCACTCGAATCTTGGTACGCAACCGAGACCGGACATGCGGAGTTGATTTCGATGCCCAATCGCGTCGGAAATCGCCCGATGCCGGATGTCCAACTCGTTGACCTTCGGCTCAAAGACGAACGATCCATGGGCGGATCGATCAGCCGCCGCTTGCACCAAGCAGTCAACGAAACACTTCACGAAAAAGGGCAGGTTATCCTGCTGCTCAATCGCCGCGGGTTTGCGACGACCATCCAGTGCCCCGCTTGCGGTCACGTCGTTGCCTGCCCCGAATGCGAGCTCCCGCTCACCCATCACCGCGACGGAAGCAAAGCGGTTTGCCACTACTGCGATTACACCATCGCGACGCCGCCCTGGTGCCCGGAGTGTCGCTTCGACGGGATTCGCTACAGCGGTCTCGGAACGCAAAAACTTGAAGTCGAAGTCAAAGCTCGATTCCCCAAAGCACGCGTCGCACGGATGGACAGCGATACGATGCGTCGCCCCGGTAGCCACCAAAAAGTCCTCGCCGCATTCCGTAGCGGCGAGATCGACCTGCTGCTTGGGACACAAATGATCGCCAAGGGACTGGACTTTCCGAACGTCCTTCTCGTCGGGGTGATCAATGCCGATGCCGCCCTACACTTCCCCGACTTTCGAGCCGGCGAGCGCACCTTTCAGCTCGTCACTCAAGTCGCCGGCCGGACCGGTCGAGGCTCACGCGGCGGTCGCGTCATCGTGCAAACCTTCTCCCCAGAACACATGGCAATCCAGGCCGCCTCTCGACACGATTACATTCAATTCGCCAAAGCCGAAATCGCGAACCGTCGCAAATTTAACTACCCACCGCTCGGTTCGATCGCTCGGATTATCATCCGCGGGAGCATCGAAGATGTCACCGAAGCGACGGCCTGCTTGTTATTGCAACGTCTCGAATCGGCACGCGAACGCCTCGGCGCGGAGGTACGCCTGCTCGGCCCCGCGCCACCCCCGATCGTCAAACTTCGTGGCAAATATCGATTTCACTTGCTGCTTCAATCGATCGACCCGCTTCAGCTTGGCGCGACAATCCGGATGGCGACAAAGTCATTTAAGATTCCCGAAAAAGATGACGTCCAATACGTCGTCGACATCGACCCTCTGGACATGCTTTAG